A single window of Narcine bancroftii isolate sNarBan1 chromosome 1, sNarBan1.hap1, whole genome shotgun sequence DNA harbors:
- the LOC138757914 gene encoding uncharacterized protein isoform X4, whose product MLPMQASVKSWTACRGHQRECESQEDCFLKQWIHCQFQLQAASYDEKPYCNHCYLQYFGPRGARRPASRTTPGAAGSNVPVENTST is encoded by the exons ATGCTACCGATGCAAGCGTCAGTTAAGTCCTGGACAGCATGCAGAG GGCACCAGAGAGAATGTGAGTCACAAGAAGATTGCTTTCTGAAGCAGTGGATACATTGCCAGTTTCAGCTGCAGGCTGCTTCT tatGATGAGAAACCATACTGCAATCACTGCTATCTACAGTATTTTGGACCAAGAG GAGCAAGGCGGCCAGCATCTCGAACTACTCCTGGAGCAGCTGGATCCAATGTTCCAGTTGAGAACACCAGCACTTAG
- the LOC138757914 gene encoding cysteine-rich protein 1 isoform X3: MISYCPICGKPVYFAERKRSLGKDYHPLCLKCYRCKRQLSPGQHAEYDEKPYCNHCYLQYFGPRGARRPASRTTPGAAGSNVPVENTST, translated from the exons ATGATTTCATATTGTCCAATTTGTGGGAAGCCTGTCTATTTTG CAGAGAGAAAGCGATCTTTAGGCAAAGATTACCACCCTCTTTGTCTGAAATGCTACCGATGCAAGCGTCAGTTAAGTCCTGGACAGCATGCAGAG tatGATGAGAAACCATACTGCAATCACTGCTATCTACAGTATTTTGGACCAAGAG GAGCAAGGCGGCCAGCATCTCGAACTACTCCTGGAGCAGCTGGATCCAATGTTCCAGTTGAGAACACCAGCACTTAG